GGTCGGGGTATCCTCCCAGAGGtgaaggtgggggtgggaggtggcgACCTAATCCTTTACCCTCTGAGACTGGGGTCGAGAGGGGAGTACCCTGGCCAAAGGGCCGCTGGGCAAAGGCGCTCCTGGGGCCTGGCCGGCTTGCATTGAGCCCTTTAAACTCGGAGCCTCTCCGCCAGCCCTGATTGAGCCAGCTGGaaccttcttctttcctccccagcCCCATCTCCGTTTCTGGCAACCATCACCCCTGGGCTCCCCCAACCACGCTTAGACTTACACCTCCGGACCTGAGGCAGACCCAGGCCTCTCTTCCCCGGCACTGGGAGTCTCGAATTCCTGGAATTACCCAGCGAGTTCAGacctaaaaagaaaatctcaaaccCGGTTGCTATTGGTAGTAATGAGGGAATTAGCTCAGGTCCCAAACCTACCCGCTTCTTCCCTACTTGCCCGTGTTATCATCTCTTACTTTTGCCAATATGAACTTCCCAAACGGGACTCTTCTGAATTTTATCTGGATAATTTGGGCCAAAGCGGGTACTGCCCTGGAATTAATTATCGGATAATTGGGGGAGACGTGGGTATGTTTTCAAAGGAAGGACTAATCGTAGCATTCCTGGGAGCTGCGTAGACCTAGTGGGGGACAACGGGTTTGGCCCTGCTCGTTTTCAGGGCCtgtaaagaggaggaagagagaaaggggtcCTCGATGTTGGGGGGCTGGAGCAGAGATGGGGGCAGGCCTCGTTGGGGATCCTGGGGTCTGACCAAAGGGGACAAAGCCGAAGTCCCAGCCCCAgtgtcttcccctccccctcccaggcGGATGTTCCCCCCGTTCAAGGTGCGGGTCAGCGGACTGGACAAGAAAGCCAAGTACATTCTGCTCATGGACATCGTGGCCGCAGACGACTGTCGCTATAAGTTCCACAATTCTCGCTGGATGGTGGCCGGCAAGGCTGACCCAGAGATGCCCAAACGCATGTACATACACCCTGACAGCCCAGCCACTGGAGAGCAGTGGATGGCCAAGCCAGTGGCCTTCCATAAACTCAAGCTCACCAACAACATCTCGGACAAGCACGGCTTTGTGAGTACCCTCTTCCAGGCTGCCTGCCTGGGCACacgtgtgtgtgtttggggggagCACGAATGGGGCAGAGAAGGAAGAACCAGGGCACAGGTTTTGTCTCCTTCTCAAGGTTAGACTACACCAGGGCTTTACAACTTTACCCAGGACCGCTGCTAGATCAGGGAAACTGGGTGGATCTTCCTTGAGAGACATGTTGCCCACCCCCAATGGCAGAGAGGTTCCCTGCTTTCCATCTGGGTCTTGTGTTTTGCCCGAAGATGTCTTTTCCTGGGCAAGTAATCCAGGGTGGGCCCAAGGCAGTCCCTTCACTCCAGCCCTTCTCAGGATCCATTAGGGTCAGATCTCCCCAAGCCCCATCGCCCCAGGGCCAACAATGGCAGGAGGGAGTTTGGGGATTGTGATGTCTACTAGCTCTCGGAAAAGGAGATTCTTTCCGGGATATTAGGAGAGGCTCGGGTTAGGGCAGTGATGTCAAGATCCCAGCATCTTGGCTATCATTGCTGGACTTCCTGAGAAGAGCAGAGTGTAACAGAAGGGCTAGAGAATAAAAGAGGATGGAAATGGAGGGCTCAGACGCTGTACCCCAACCCGGTAGCTCCTTCCTCTTCTAACTAAGAGGATGCTCCCTTTCACAACCTCAAACTTTCCACTGGACTCTCCCAGCAGTTCCTCCAGGCTAGTGACTCTGGTGGGTGGTGAGGAAGACTGATCCCTGCCTCTCATCTGCTTTAGTTGGAGCTGCCCTCAAGGTCAGGGTCAGGCAAAACATGGGCTCCATacatctttctgagtttcctTGCTTCTCTATAGTTTCCTCCCTCCTCACACCAAAGTTCCATCCAAATCAATTTCCAGGCTAGGAATCGGTGTTAAAAAGGGGGCaggagtgtgtatgtgtgtgtgtgtggggggggctttaatatttcctttcccttctaacCCATAAAGTTGGGGACCTTTGGGACCCAAACTCCTTCACTTCTATAAACCtcttgggggaggggaaataaaAGGAACTCTTTAGGGTGCTGCATCTCTACATCCTAATTTTCTGGTCCTAACAGCTTATCTTTTGTTCACTGGGACCAGTTTCCCTCAGTTCTGGCCCCTGTATCTGTCTCCACTGCTCCCAATTCCAAGAAGGCCTCTTTCTGCAGGGATTTATTCACTAAACCAGATGCTTCTACCTTCTCCTGGGCGACTCTAGGGATAGCCTATGAGCTTCCTCTTTCAGTTGGGCTTCTGCCCTAAAATGAGTCCTATATAGGGTaccaaggagaaaggagagaggcaaATGATTTGTTCCCAGAGaagctctcccttctcttcttcctcaactaAATTCAAGCTAAATGCTCCACATcttcaggaaagaaagagaagttcaCTCATACCTGAAGAAATAGGTGCAAAAGAGTCCCCctctgtcctgtcctgtcctgcaGCGCAGAAAGGGGACCCAATCATCAGGATAATTTATTTACAAGCCAGTCGGAGCAAAAAGGGACTTCTGGGTATCCCAATGGAGGTGACCTTACCGAGCCTGGGCTTAGCTGGTCCCTGCGTTCTTCATTTTTCCGTTCTTTATAAATGcctaataattataattacagCCACAACAATAATACTCTCCTTCTGGATTCCCTGCCTTACTTCAGTCCTGCCGTTGGCAAGAAGCCTTCCCCCCCCCAACTTCTATTCATCTTAGAGACTTTCCCCTGAGTTCCCCCGATTTATTCTCTATATGTTTTTACACGTTGTCTCCTCCATTGGTTgtgagagctccttgagaacaaagtctgctttttaaaaacatttctttgtctcccagtgcttagcagagtgcatatagtaggcacctaataaatgctgaTTTAGTGACTAACAGCAATAACAGTAATAAACGGAGAACAGAGACCCCAGCTTGTAGAGGGGAGCAGTGAAGAAGCATCGAATTAACTATAAATTGGAGCAGGGAAAGGGAACGAAAAGATTCTGCTGGATGCTGGCGGGAGTATTTGGCGGGTTAGAGACCTATTTAGCTGAGTAGGGAGGTAAATGAGGAGCGCTCCTAATCTGACTTTCTATGCCTCCCTGCACCCACAGACCATCCTGAACTCTATGCATAAGTATCAACCTCGCTTCCACATAGTGAGAGCAAACGACATTCTGAAGCTTCCCTACAGTACCTTCCGGACATACGTGTTCCCGGAGACAGATTTCATTGCAGTCACCGCCTACCAGAACGACAAGGTGGGGGACCTTCGCGAGGTGGGGGTGAGGgagccctctcctctcctttgccTTCCCGAGGCCCTTCCCGGCTTCCCCTGGCTTTCCTTGATGGAGAATAGGGACAGTTCAGCCCTCCCAGGTGGAGCTGTTTGCCTTGTTATTAACAAAGGATTTGGGGCTCTTTTTGACATCGCCCCCACCTATTTTTTTGCTCCAGGGCCGAGAGTTTAATTTACCTGCCAGAAGCAGAGAAGTGGTGAGGGCGGGGTCCCCCGGAAAAGCTACCCTGGGGCTTTCTGGCTCCCTGTTCCTAACCCCATTAAAACTTCGGGGAACCCTTGATGTTTTGAAGGTGGCAAGTGATGTAAGCGGATAAAAGCAGTTTTTCACCGAGGAGAGGGTGTGTTAGGATCTCTGAACCCTGCGGTCTAGATGaaggaacagaactaggagattCGGGCTGCTTTTATTAAGTTTTTTAAGAACCTTCTTCCTATTAAGAGGTTTTCTGCAGGACGCCCCTTCACCCCAATAAAAGTGGGGAGAGGCCTGCTGAGAAAGCAGGATCATAGAGCTGTGTGTATATGGCAGAAAGCATTTGCTTCCAGAGGAGAGTGTATAGTCTAGTGGAGTTTAGTTTTGAGGAAGGCCCAGCAAGCACCTCGTTCCCATCCTCACCGCCAGCCTTAACTTCTTCGACTGGATTCCAAACTCCCTCTCAGTCCACCCTTCCGAGGGCGATGGAAGAATTTTCTATTGTCCAGTTTCACCATCACCCCACTGTGAGGGACGGTATCAGCCCAAACCTCAGGACTCTCCTCTCTCCGTCTTTAGGGCCCTGGAATCAGGCAGTTGTAACCCTGCGCTCTGTATCCAAAACCTGTCGTAGGGGGAGGCAAGGAACCCCAGACCTTGGGGGACAAGAACTTGGGTATCGAGAAGGGTCATTATTCCGCTTATGGTCTCTAAAATGAGCAAGagcaagggaagggaggagaagggccACGGAGCCTCCAATCGCATACCAAAGGGTAATAGGGTCGAAACTCTTCCATGTCCTCACCCCACCGTGACCGCTCCACTTGTCGATTTTCTCCCCACCCTAGATCACACAACTGAAAATAGACAACAATCCCTTTGCAAAGGGTTTCCGAGACACCGGCAATGGCCGGCGGGAGAAAAGGTGAGAAAATGGGGAGAGGAACTGAACAATTTTGGGGAATCAGCACTCTCTTACGATCTTGTTGGCTGGAAGACTACTTCAAGGGGCGGTGGGGGTGGTGGGGGAACCTCCCAGACCCTTCACCTGTTCCCATACCCTCCCTAAGAATGTCTCAAGGACCAGTGCTTTGTAATTTGGGGGCCCTGCGCATGGGGTAAGAGCCAGGATTGTTGCCAGGAACCCAAAGGAGGATTCTCTTGtcattcagtttcctcctcttaaagcgccccctccccaccctcctcTTCCCAGGAAGCAATTGACGCTCCCGTCCCTTCGGATGTACGAAGAACAGTGTAAGCCGGAGAGGGACGGGGCTGAGTCCGATGCCTCCTCCTGCGATCCACCTCCAGCCAGAGAGCCGCCTCCCTCCCCAGGCACGGACCCCAGCCCCCTGCGTCTGCATCGCTCTCGAGGTGAGGGATAGGATGGCGAGAATGGTAGGACTGAATGGGGAGAAGAAGGGACAGAGCGGGATGTAAAGCGGGAAACCAGTGAGGAAATCTGAGATGCTCTCTCGGAAAAAGCCAGAGGAGTAGGAATATTATTGTTTATCGTGTTTGCTTCATGGTGCTCTTCACAACgcttttagaaattaaataaacgCTGCATTTGTGAGAGAGGCATCGGGTGGAAAGGACTGCAGAGAGCTCTCAGGGAGGGTGGTGTTTACTTGTTTGTGAGTTGTCTGGTGTGTGGAGAACTAGGGAGTCCTTAGAGCTAGGGAAAACAAACTCCACACCCATTAGACGGGGCGCACTCCACTCCCTTAGCCTCAGAAACTACAAAAGAGGACACTCTCCCCACATCCACGCTCCGGGCTTCATTGACCCtcaattcctttccctttcctacccTCGCTTCCTCTTTGCAGTTGACGAGAAGCTATGTGCTGCAGATAGCGACCCGGAGCCTGAGAGACTTGGGGATGAGCGGCCTGGGGGCACAATAGGGCGCAGCCCCGGTCTGGAGCCAGCCAGTCCCCCGCGCTTGGTCGAGTCAGAGCGCGTCCGAGAAAGGCGCAGCCCCGACCGGGGTAAAGAGCCAGGAGAAGGCGGCGGCTGCCTAGACGGCCCCTTCGGCTTGAGGGCCTTGGAGAAGGACAAGGCAGAGGGCAGGAGGAAGGACGAAGCCCGGAAGGAGGGCAGCGAGGTCAAAGAGACGGGGCTGGCGCCCCTCGTGGTACAAACGGACAGCGCCTCGCCTCTCAGCGCAGGCCACCTGCAGGGCCTGGCGCTATCGGGCCACCTGCATAGCCAGCAGTTCTTCGGGCCCCTCGGCGCTGGGCAGCCGCTCTTCCTGCACCCAGGACAGTTCGCCATGGGCCCCGGGGCCTTCTCGGCCATGGGCATGGGCCACCTGCTGGCCTCGGTggccggcggcggcggcggcagtggAGGCGGGGCCGGAGCGGCCACAGCAGGGCTGGACGGCGGAGCTGGTCTGGGCTCGGCGGCCGGGGCGGCTGGAGCTGCGGCCCCCTTTCCTTTCCACCTCTCACAGCACATGCTGGCATCTCAGGTAAGCAAGAGGCCAGCCCGGGGCCAGAgctggagtgggggtgggggtgcatAGAGGCGGGGAACGGGGGCTGAGATAGAGGGAACAAGCAGTGAACCTTGGCCTTTGCAAAGGGCCTTAGGGGTCAGCCAGCCAACCTCCTTGCCATGTGAGAGGCTAGAGCTTGAAAGCCTTGCGGCAGGCAGCGCAGAAAGTATTCTAGGGACATACACCAGAGCTCCTTCAGCCACTAGTGCAAACAGGCCAGGCCTGCCTTTCCTGACCCAGAACTGGCTTCTCGGTCCCTAGATCGTGTGGCCGGTCTAGTTAAGACTAGTTCGCCACCGTGAATGGGAGGAAAGCTAGGAACGTTACCTAAAACCAAATGCAAGAGGATGTGTCTGTGTTGCAATTGGCTCCCGAGTGCCTGGGATTAACACTTAGCCGTTTGCCTCAGGGTAGAAGCAGGCCACCCTGCTGCCACACAGTGGGGCATAGACCAGGTTTCTGTTCGACTGTAGGCAAAGGCGAGGGGAAGTCAGCTAAGTAATTCTTTTCTGAATGATAAAGGccaaaagatgagtcttctccgTGCCCATTCTCTCCCCCACCCAAGCTGCTTATTTTCTCTGCTGCTGGTGTTTTCTGgtctgccccccccccctccccttctcaggATAGACAGAAAAGCAAGAAAGGGGAATTTCTCTTCAATTCtgaatctctctcccttcccatacACACACCCGCAGGGTTAGGACAAGGGCAGCCAGCACAGAGTTTCCTTCCAGTTTTTGTGATTTTTTATATTACAGTATCTGGGTTTTCATTAGGGGAGGAAGCATCCAATGAGGGCTTTCATAACCACTGCAGACCATCAACTTCTCTGCAATTTCTAGTCTTAGCCTGGACCACTGAAAGGTTCaaagatttgtccagggtctAAGTTGAGTActtgacagaggcaggatttaaacctaggaaaCCCAGCGGGAGACTAGTTCCCTGTCCACTACATTGTGCTGGTCTGTTAATATCTCGAATTTAAATTTTGTCCCCTTCAGGCAAAGATTTCTGAAAGCCTCCCCATTTTGGCCATAAGGCggaaaaataagtaataaaaagtTAACAGACCTAAATGAAGGCAGAGGGGCTGCAATGCTCATTTCTGTTCAGGTGGTGTATGGCATGGCGTTGTGGAAGCATTTCCAAATCCCCTTCCTTCTTTAGTGCCACCTTCTGGGCCAGCAGAGGCTGGGCAAATTTGGTCCGACATTTTGTCAGATCTGCACTCAGGAAAGCACCCACCTGTAAATTCAATTAATTCTGAgtcaagttaaaaacaaaaacctagggAGCCAAGAAATAAAGTTCAGTACGTTAATAGGGCTATGCCCAGCTTAGTGCTTAGAGATCTGCAAGGGGGAGGGGACTTTGGAAAATCTAGAGTGGTATTTCAGGGGCATTAGGTGGGAGGATAGTCTGCTAAAGGCCTTGAATTTttgattattatttatattgaCTTTGAGAGACACCAGAACTTAGTGGatcatgaagacttgagttcaagttctccCTCTGACACaaaccatgtgatcctgggcaattaaACTTTCTATGTCCCCGGGATACTCATTGAGGCTTTAAGTAGCCGAGGAGGTGTCCACCTGCATTGTTAAAAGAGAATTTCCTCATGGGGAATGAGTTCTCTATAACAATGAACTAATAGGTccaatcaaaaaaaattttttttacaaagcaTTAACAAAGCCTTTAGAAAACACAAAGctgttgtccccattttagagatgagaaaacaggagCTCAGAGCTTTCTGCAGGCATACAGCTGCTGAATGTCTTAggtttaaatccaggtcttttaACTCCAAGTTAGGGCTTTCTTTGATGGCATAACCTCCAAGCCCTCAACCACTGATCTCAGGATATTTACTAAGAATAACTTGCATTAGGTTCGTAGACACCCGgtgggagggaggcaggaggaTTGTTCTTTAGAACTGAGATAATGGGCAGGGCAGGTGAAAGTATTGCTTGAAGGCAAATTAGCTTCTCAATAAATACCtgctagtttgtttttttttttttgtttttttttgtttttttgtttagtgATCTTGAATGATCACTTTCATTCCAATTCATACCCCTTGCCTTTAGGAATAGCCAACTTTGCAAAAGAGGAATCTctggtttctcttctttctctcctttttcatctccTGATACCAGCTTTgcaaagaagcacatgggattcCATTTTCCCGCTTttgtctctcccctccccagcccAGGAGGGAGTCAACCCACcaatggaagggagggaaagataatCTGAAAGTTCTAGCTACTTGGATTTAGAACACACGATTTGGTGTCATATAAGACTTTGTCCTTGCAACTGTCTGGAGCTTTTTAGTCCATTAGTCCACACTGACTAGGAAGTGGGTCATTCACTGTCGGATAATCGAGAGCTAATTGGCATTCTGTTTATGTTCTTCTTCATTCACATGGCAAATAGACACATGACTAGAGTTGTGTAAATCCCCTTTTCTCACTCTTCTGAATGTACaaattcttcctcctcttctagaattttttttttgagggagagggaaggactaggattaggaaaaagaaaagaggaaaagaaagcacACACGCATGCAGGCACACACAGGTGGCATATATGGCTGAATATACATCATGGTCCAATAGGAAGAGCACAGGTTAtggagtcagaggagctgggtCCTTTATCCatgctctgccacttactatccctgtgaccttggtcaaatatTTTAATCTCTCTGGTCCTAGGTCTCCTCAGTAAAACAAGGGGTTGGAGTAGATCTAGGTGGTTTTAAATCAGGTGTGTGCCATGGGTAGCTtctcaaaatcatttttttttaatgcatcaaataaaatacataagaaaacGAAGGGAGTCAATTATATTGCAATAGTCAGTAACCAGACAGACTGGGATCATGTGAGATCCCATCATTTCGTAGTAGTGAGGAGCAGAAATAATATTTCCGGATAGGTGCAACAACTGATGTGATATGAAAATAACTGTGATTTATATTGGGGAcaattacacatgtattatcataccgTTGTGGTCTGTTGTCTATATTCTTACTTGAAGGAAATGTCAAGTTTTGGGTAGGGgctagtgaaaaaagaaagaaaaaaatatatatatatatataaagttcaaGGTCTCCTGCTCATTAGAACAGcagaactagatgatctttaagatcccttAACAGCCCAAACGTCCTAATGTCCTAATTCTTCCCCCACTCAGCCTTCCCCAAACTCGGTCTCTCACCTGgaattcctttcccctcttcccagacTGACCTATCAAAAGTCTTCTAAGGCACGTCTTCTATCTTCCAAGGCACAGATTAAATTCCATCTCCTTCTGGAAGATTTCCTTAATCACCTCAGCTAAAAGtggtttcctccctccctctgaaaTCCCATTGGTCTCCTGGCCACAGAAACTCACGTGGCACAAACCCACTGCTCCCTTGCACATGTGGCTTCTACCCCTCTAGTCTGTAAATTCCCGAAAGGCACTGcctatctctttcccttcttgaGCCCCATATGTCACCTTGCACCTAGTGTGATGATTTCATGTTGGTTGAATGAATTgatgttgaatgaatgattgacCTACTTCTTTGTTGATTTCAGGGGATCCCGATGCCCACATTTGGTGGGCTCTTTCCATATCCCTACACTTACATGGCAGCTGCCGCAGCCGCTGCCTCAGCCTTGCCAGCCACCagtgctgccgccgccgccgccgccgctgcggGCTCCCTGTCCCGGAGTCCCTTCTTGGGCAGTGCCCGGCCGCGCCTACGTTTCAGCCCTTACCAGATCCCTGTGACCATCCCTCCTAGCACCAACCTCCTCACCACAGGCCTGGCTCCGGATGGCTCCAAGGCGGCTGGCAGCAGCCGGGAACCCAGCCCCCTGCCTGAGCTGGCGTTGCCTAAGGTGGGAGGGTCACACCGGGGGACCCTATCCCCCAAAGGCGCAGCCAAAGAGGCCGCCAGTGAACTACAGAATATCCAGAGACTGGTGAGCGGGTTGGAGAGCCAGAGGGATCTGTCCCCGGGACGTGAGTCGCCGAAGTGAAGGATCAGTGTGGGCCAGGCCAGCCCCCCCACCCAACCCACCCCTGTCTGCTACCCATGCCCCAGTCCCACCCCCGACCCCACAGACCCCTGTGGCTCCAGGATTTGTACAGCACGGTATgggtatttatttaaataaaggaGCGATGGGGCAGCACCAGCCAGAGATGGAAAAACCAGCCAGTCCAGTCTGGGCTGTGGGCACTAGTGAGAGGAGCTGGGGCATTTCAGCTCAATCCCCAACCTGCAGCGAACTTGGATGGAGTAGACTTGGAGCCTGCCTGGGTTCGTCCAATAATACTCCTGAGTCAATATGGAGTCAAACCAGAGTCGGATGTGGAGTATCTTCCTTCTCACATCAGCCCTTGGGTGCTGGTTTGGGATTGAATAGCAGGGGGTGCCCCTTCCAGGGACGTGTCaggatgggggaggaaagaaaattctaCGTTCCCAGGCTTCTGCAAGGCTAGAGGGGGGTCAGGGGAGGGTCCCCCAAACCCAGAGTCCCAGGCTGAGGAGTAGGAGAATATGAGAATAGGATGAGATGGGATGGAGCTGGGGATGGAGGGTGAAGGCAGAGACTTCCGGGAAGGAAGGAGGATGGAGCTGAGCATCCAGATGCCCCAATCTCCTCCCACTAACCTACTCCCAGAAAAGGGCGGGACACCCCACCCTTGGGAGTCCGGGGAGGACCCTGCCACCTCCACCCCTGACTCCCTCCCCCGGGGGGGgggaaatatttatgaaataaatgataatttgTGTAAATAAGCTTTAAGGTTCCCAGAATATGCAAATTGGTATTAATTTATTCAAAAGTGTACATTACCGTGTACATAATATTTAGAGTTTAACTCGTGGCATTTAATTTCgttggattttttgttttgttttgttttccggGTTTTTCCTCCCTTTTACACGAGCATATCTACATTGTaaatggtgggggaagggagagttaTTTAGCGCTCTGTGGCTGCCGGGGACTCGAGCTCCTGGAGGGAAGCGCCCGTCGGAGGCAGCACCCCCTCGCGGCTGGCCAAGGGGCCCCCAAAAGCAGCCCTGACCCGGTCCTCCTCGTGGGCCGGGGGCCACCTCAggtgtttggttgtttttttttttttttcattctgaaacGAGAACGAAACAAAccgaaaaggaaagaaaagattattaataataataataataaataaagaaatgaagtgagCTCTGAGCCGGGCCAGTGCGCTCTGTGGGCCGTGGTGAGGGGAGAGGGACTAGTTGGGACCTGACCACACCGAGCTAGGCAGCGAGTCTTCGGAGAGGGAGGGGTCTAGGCGCTTCAACTCAGGCCGGAGTCGGGTAGGGGTCCTTGGGgagtgtgtgtggagggggtgccCGGCCGGCACTAGGGCCTCTCTCGTCCCCGGCAGCTGTTCCCCGGGCCGCTTTCCATTTATCATGTCACCAATTAGCCAgagcctgggggagggggggtcagGCGGGCTCGTTAGAGGGATAATGAGGGAACGGGACCCTGGAGACGTCGCCCTCCCTCCCCCGTCGGGTCCCTCCTCGGGCGGCGCCGGCTCCGACTCAGCCCGCGGTCTGGGGACGGAGAGTCGGagcctcaccccacccccagtcCAACCCACTGAAGCTGGGGAAAGCAGccatccctccccctctcttttcttccctcctccgaGTCCATCCGTCCAGGTCGAGCCCCGGGCTCCCTCTGCCGGTCAGCACGAGCCGATGCCCACTCCAGGACTTTCCAGGTTGCCAAGGCTCGAACGCCCCCGAGCGAAGTTATGCAGCACAGCTGGATTAGCCCCAGGAGCCCAGCCAGCTGTGCAGGAGTTGTGACCTGCCCCTCCCCGCTCCCACACCTTCCTCTTCAAAGCCAGGTCTTCTCATTTCAGCCAAAAATGTCAAAGAAAGATCTAACCACGAGGGacattcttcttgtttttttcttttggcaaggGAGAGTAGAGTGAAGGGTGGTCCCTGAACCTAGCTCGCACGTTTATAGGAGCAAAGCATGGCTTCTGCCCCAGCCCCTCACTTCCATCCCTTCTCCACAGTTGGGCACAGGCAGGGAGGGTGTGAGGAAGtgtaggaagggagaaaaagggcaAAAGTAAATGGAGGAAGATGGGATGGGGGAGCGGATTTGCTTGAACACCGCCACTCTCCCTTCCCTTGAGCTTCTGGAGTTACTTCTAAAATACCCTCAGTAAGAAGGAAGAGCGTCTAGGAAAAA
The window above is part of the Gracilinanus agilis isolate LMUSP501 chromosome 4, AgileGrace, whole genome shotgun sequence genome. Proteins encoded here:
- the TBX2 gene encoding T-box transcription factor TBX2; amino-acid sequence: PPAALAKPLPDPGLAGAAAAAAAAAAAAEAGLHVSALGHHPQAAHLRSLKSLEPEDEVEDDPKVTLEAKELWDQFHKLGTEMVITKSGRRMFPPFKVRVSGLDKKAKYILLMDIVAADDCRYKFHNSRWMVAGKADPEMPKRMYIHPDSPATGEQWMAKPVAFHKLKLTNNISDKHGFTILNSMHKYQPRFHIVRANDILKLPYSTFRTYVFPETDFIAVTAYQNDKITQLKIDNNPFAKGFRDTGNGRREKRKQLTLPSLRMYEEQCKPERDGAESDASSCDPPPAREPPPSPGTDPSPLRLHRSRVDEKLCAADSDPEPERLGDERPGGTIGRSPGLEPASPPRLVESERVRERRSPDRGKEPGEGGGCLDGPFGLRALEKDKAEGRRKDEARKEGSEVKETGLAPLVVQTDSASPLSAGHLQGLALSGHLHSQQFFGPLGAGQPLFLHPGQFAMGPGAFSAMGMGHLLASVAGGGGGSGGGAGAATAGLDGGAGLGSAAGAAGAAAPFPFHLSQHMLASQGIPMPTFGGLFPYPYTYMAAAAAAASALPATSAAAAAAAAAGSLSRSPFLGSARPRLRFSPYQIPVTIPPSTNLLTTGLAPDGSKAAGSSREPSPLPELALPKVGGSHRGTLSPKGAAKEAASELQNIQRLVSGLESQRDLSPGRESPK